GTGGGCGACCGCGACCGCGTGGTGGTAGTCGGTGCCCGGCTGCGGGTCCAGGTCGATGCGCAGCTCGTCGGGACGGTCGGTGTCGTCCCGGCGGACCGGCCAGGGGTGGAAGGTGAGACAGCCCAGGTTGGCGGCCCACAGGACGGCGGCCGGCTCGGTCGGGCAGATCTCGTCGGCGGTGCGTCCGCTCGGGAAGGCGATGTGAGCGGTGGGGATCCAGTCGGGCAGGTTCTTCGGGGCCCGCTTCTGGAAGAAGGACTCGCCCTCCACCCCGTCCGGGAACCGCTCCAGGGTCGTGGGCCGGTTGCGCAGGGCGCGGGTGATGCCGTCCGCGACCGCGAGGTAGTAGGCGGCCACGTCCCCCTTGGTGAGGCCGCGCTCGGGAAAGTACACCTTGTCCGGGCTGGACAGCCGGACGGCCCGGCCGCCCGCCTCCAGCTCGATCGCTTTGCCCGCTGCACCCATGTGCGCCACGGTAGGCGGACCCGCGCGGCCCCGCACACCGAGCGGGTCCGGGCGTACCGCCCCAGAATCGGAGACATGGATCTGCCGGTCATGCCACCCGTGAAGCCGATGCTCGCCAAATCCGTGTCCGCGATCCCCCCGGGCATGCAGTACGAGGCCAAGTGGGACGGCTTCCGCGCGATCGTCCACCGGGACGGGGACGAGATCGAGCTCGGCAGCCGCACCGGCAAGAGCCTGACCAGGTACTTTCCCGAACTGGTGGCGGCACTGAAGGCGAATCTGCCCGATCGATGCGTCGTCGACGGCGAGATCGTCGTCATCCAGGGCGCGCGCCTCGACTTCGACCGGCTCAGCGAGCGGATCCATCCCGCCGCCTCCCGGGTGAAACTGCTCGCCGAGACGACCCCGGCCTCGTTCGTGGCCTTCGATCTGCTCGCGCTGGGCGACGAGGCCCTCCTCGACACCCCGCTCGCCGACCGCCGCGCCGCCCTGACCCGCATCCTGTCCACCGCCCGGCCCCCCGTACACCTCGCGCCCGCGACCACCGACCCCGCGCTCGCACGGGAGTGGTTCGAACGGTTCGAGGGCGCCGGACTCGACGGGGTCGTCGCCAAACCCCTCGATCTTCCCTACCGGCCCGACGCCCGCCTCATGTTCAAGATCAAGCACGAGCGTACGGCCGACGTCGTCATCGCGGGTTTCCGTTTCCACAAGAGCGGTCCGATTGTCGGATCGCTGCTCCTGGGCCTGTACGACGCCCACGGCACCCTCCAGCACGTGGGCGTCTGCGCCGCCTTCCCGATGAAGCGCCGCGCCGAGCTGATCGACGAGCTCGAACCGCTCCGGATGCCCGACCCCGCGGGCCACCCGTGGGCCGCATGGGCCGAGGAGTCCGCCCACGAGACCGCCCGCCTGCCCGGGGCACAGAGCCGCTGGACCGGAAAGAAGGACCTGTCCTGGGTACCTCTGCGCCCCGAGTGGGTCTGCGAGGTGGCGTACGACCATATGGAGGGCGACCGGTTCCGGCACACCGCACAGTTCCGCCGCATGCGGCCGGACCGGGAGCCGCGGAGCTGTACGTACGGCCAATTGGAAGAGGTCGTCGGCTACGACCTCGCAGAGGTCCTGAGCACGAAGACGGCCTGAGGCCCGCCGCGCGGCCGGGCCGGGCGGGAGCCGTGCGCCGGAGCGAATATCTCCTCGAACAGTGTCGTGACCGTGTGCGAAACTGCGGGCTCATCTGCTGGTTTCCGCAGCACACCGAGGACATCCGCAGCGCCCGTAGCGCCCGGACCTGCCACGGGTTCCGCGGTGAGAACGACGAGGATTCACGTGCGACGTCCCCTGCTTCCCGTGGCACTGGCGCTGGCCGCACTCACCGTGGCGGCGCTCAGCGGCTGTGGCGGCGCGGTCTTCACCTCCCGCGGAGCCGGAGGTGAAGCCGGAGCCGGAGCCGGAGCCGGAGCCCCGGCCGCTCCTGGCACCGGGTCGGCGGCGCCGTCCTCGAAGCCGGCCTCACCGCAGTGGAATTCGCAGCCGCCCCCCGCGGGACGGGGGCCGCGCGATTACGACCCCGAGGCGGATGCCGGGGCCGACATAGCGGCCGCGCTCGCGGCGGCGAAGCAGGACGGCCGTCCGGTGCTCATCGACTTCGGCGCCGACTGGTGCGTGGACTGCCGCGTCCTGGGCGTCCGGTTCAGGCAAGCCGGACCCGCCGCGCTGCTGGCCAAGTACCACGTGGTGAAGGTGGACGTCGGCGAGTTCGACCGCAATCTGAACGTGGCCGAGCGCTACGTCGACCTGGGCACGAGCGGCATACCCGCGCTGGCCGTCCTGGATCCCGCCTCCGGCGACATCAAGGTGGCCACGAACCAGGGCGAGTTCTCCAGTGCCCGCAGCATGTCGGCCGCACAGGTCGAGGAGTTCCTGAAGCGATGGCTGTAGCCCTCCGGCTCCGGGCCCGCCGCGCGCGGGCCGGCTGCGCGTTCGTCGCCGCCTGCGCGGCCGTGCTCACCGGGTGCGTCGCAAGTCCCGGTGAGAGCGGGAGAACTGCGAAGGCCGCCCCCTTCACCGCCGGTGGAGTGGCCGTGAAGGTGCGGGCGGAGTTCCGTGACGGCGGCGTACGGATCCTCGCGGAACTGCGGCCGGAGCAGCCGGGTTTCCACCTCTACGGCATCGGTCTGCCGAACGAAGGCATCGACGGGATCGGCATACCGACCCGCATCCGTGCCGAAGGCGGCCTGGGGGCCACCGGGCCGGCGACCACCGATGCGAAGCCGCGGGTGCTGCGTCCGGCCGGTCTGGACGTCGGGCTGCCGGTCTACGAGGACGGGACGGTCACCCTCGAACTTCCGGTCCGGCGGGTCGAGGGTGCCGACAGCGCGCAGGTGTTCCTCACGTACGGGGCGTGCAGCGAGACCGGCGGCTGCCTGCCGCCCGTGCGCGACCACGAGGTGGTCCTGCCGCTCGGCCCGCTGGATCCGGCGAGCCCGGCGAGCTGAGGAATCCACCGACCGGCCCGCTCGGCGCAGGCTCGGGGCGCCGGTGGTCAGCGCGTCGTCAGCTTCTCCCACTCCGCCCGGCTCGGGCCGCCGCTGTTCGGCGCGTAGTCGGGCCGGGCCGCCAGCCAGCGCGCCACCCGCGCCCGGATCTCCGGGTCGGCGTACGTCCGCTCCGGCGGATCGGCCAGGTGCCTGACCCTCGCGCGCGCCCGCATCACCTCCGGGTCCTCCAGCGCGCAGTCGAAGAGCGCGGCCACCTCGCGGGGCGTTCCCACGCGCCCGGCGCGGGTCGCGAACCGCTCCCCGATGGCCCCGTCCGCGACCACCTGGAAGTCGAACCACGGCTTGAGGGTGCGCACCGCCCACGCGTGGTACTCGGCGGCGAACCGCAGCGATCCCGGGTCCTGGTGGGCCGTACGGGCCACCCTGCGCGCCGCCCACAGGGTGAGCGAAGTCCCCTGCCCGAGCGTCGGGTTGGTATGGGTGACGGAGTCTCCGACCGGTACGAACCCGCTCACCACCGGCCCCCGTTCGTCGACCAGGGCGCTCCAGCGGTTGTCCAGGCCGCCCGTGGCCAGTACCCCGGACAGCGGCTCGGCGCCCAGCCCCAGCCAGGCCGCGCCGGGCGGGAAGGCCCGGGCGGCCGCCTCGAACACGGCCGGATCGCGCAGCGCGGAACGCGTGGGGTCCCCGGTGTGCACGAACAGCGTCACGGCGAACAGCCGGTTGTCGGCCGGGAAGACCGCGCACCCGGCGAAGCTGCCGCCCGTCACCGCCCAGGGGCGCCTCGGCCCCTCCTCCCGGCCCTCGGGCAGCCGGTACCAGCGGCAGAAGTAGGCGAGGCCCGTGCGGTGCCGCTCCACGACGCCCGGCCGGCAGCCGATCGCCGCCAGCCACCGTTCGGAGCCGCCGCGCCGGCCGCCCGCGTCCACGACCAGGTCGCCGGCGTAGGCCCCCGCCCCCGTGGTCACTCCCGTCACCCTGACCCCGGATGGATCAGCCCCCTCCGCGATCAGCCCGGTCACCGGCTCCCCGTACCGCGCGACCACCCCCGGTTCGGCCCGTACCGCCGTGGCGAGCGCGCTCTCCAGCACGATCCGCCGGGCCTGGAGCATCACCAGGTCCTCGTCGCCGGGCCGCGCGGGAGGGCGTACGTCGAACCAGTCCAGCTCGTGCCGCTCCCGGGCTCCGAGCCGCAGCATCTCGGCTTGGACGTCGGGCAGTTCCTCGCACAGCACCCCCCGTGCGGCCCCGAGCAGCACGTGCGGCTGGTTCGCCTGGGGCACCGTCGACCGGTGCCAGCCGAAGAAGTCCCGGTCGAGCGCGGTGCCGGGGGCGCGCGGATCGCGTTCGAAGAGCTCGGCCGTGTGTCCGTGGCGCGCCGCGAGCAGCGCGGTGGCCAGCCCTCCTATGCCCCCGCCGACAACCAGCACGTGCGCCATGGAGCCCCCTTGAGCCGGCCGAACCGGCGAACCGGCCGACCTGCGAGTCGACGAGCCGATGCGCCGTACGACGATCGGACCGCGGGAAGCCTGCGCGGGCGGCGCCCGGCCGAAACCCCGCAGGGTCGCTCCGGACGTAAGGTCACAGCGGGCCGCACCGCACGCCGCCCCGGCACGACCGATCCACCGATCCACCGAAGGACACCCATGAGCACAGAATCCGGCGAAGCCACCGGACGCGCCGTCCCGCGCGCCCACGCCGTCATCGGAGTCGGCGTGGTCGTGGTCGGCCCCGACGGCCGGGTCCTGCTCGGCCAGGCGCACGACGGGCGCTGGGAACTGCCCGGCGGCAAGGTCGACCCCGGGGAGGGCTTCGAACATGCCGCCGCCCGCGAACTGGCAGAGGAGACCTCGCTACGGGTCACCCCCGAGGAGGTCCGGATCGTGTCGATCATGCTCGCCGGCGACACCGGAGCCGACCCCGACACCGGCACCGACTCCGGCCCGACCCGGCTGACGGCAGCGGCCGTCACCTCGGTCGCCGAGGGCACCCCCATGGTCACCGAGCCCCACAACATCGCCCGCTGGTCCTGGTTCGCCCCGGCGGAGATCCCGGCGGCCCTCTACGCCCCGTCCGCGGCGGCCCTGCGCGCATGGCGGCCCGAGCTCGCTCCGAGCCTCCCGCACGTGCCCTCGTACGACTATCCGACGGCCATGCCGCCCCAGACGGCAGGCGCGTCCTAGCCGAACACCGTCGCCGTCGTGGCCACGGTGATCGCGGCCATCGCCAGCCGCATGTCGCGGATCGCGGTCCGGATGCTCTCGGCCGCCCACTGCCCCTCGGCGATCTCCGCCGTGCGCGCCTTGATCTCCTTGCGCGGGGCCCCCGGGAAGGCCAGGCCGTGCAGGTCGGCGGCGTGGATCACCGTGATGAGGCTCGCGGTGCGCTCGTCCGGCTCCGCGCCCTTCTCGACCGCGGCGGCGAGCCGCTCGCGCAGTGCGCGCTCGACCGCGCCGTCGGCCTCCGGGTAGCGGCGGACCGGGAACACGCCGAGCGCCTTGCGCTGCTCCTCGACCACCACGCCGCGCGCGGTCAGCCGCTCCACCGCCGCGCCGATTGCCTTGGCCTGGTCCTTCGTCAGCCATTCGCTGACCCGGCGCCTGGGCCGGCCGCGCATCCAGGTCCGGATCGACTCGGCCCGGCCGTCGAGCAGTTCCTCCCCGGTGGGCGACTTGTCGACCACCTCCAGGTACTTGCCCGAGACCCGTACCCGCTCCGCGAGGACCAGTTCGAGCAGAAGGGCTCCGGCCACGGCCCAGCCCACCGCCTGCCGCTGCTTGACCGACCCGGACTCGTCGTCCAGGGACAGCAGCGTGATCTCCTCCGCCAGCGTGATCGTCATGCCCAGCTCCCCCGTCGACCGTCCGCCTTCACATGATCAGACGTCCGAACGCGCCCTGAGGTTCCACCGGTTCCGCGATCTCCCGCCTGGACTACGGCCGCCCCGCCATCGCGCGCGGGGCGAAGTTCCCGTCCCCGAGGTCCTCCGCCAGCAGGCGCTTGGCGATCGCGTCCGCCGCGGCCCGCAGCTCCGCGCTGCGCGGTCGGCCCCGGTCCTTCTCCAGCTGGTCGCCGAGCCACTTGGCCCACGCGTCCGAGATGACGGCCGCTTCCCGCTCCCCCGCCGGGGTCTGGGTGTAGAAGCCGTTCTGCCGCGTCATGTAGCCCTCGTCCACCATCCGTTCGAAGACCGGCAGCAGTACCTCCGGGGGCAGGTGCCGGCGCGAGGCGATGAGTCCCAGGCTCGCGTAGCCGACGGTGCGGGTCATCAGGTCCACCTGCATCACCGCCCACGCGCCCGCCATGTCCAGCCGCGTGTCGGAGGAGTTCACGATCCCGCGCGCCGTCTCCGGCCCCATGCTCCGCACCAGCTTGCCGACCGCCAGTTCCAGCAGCTTCGCCGAGTCTCCGGAGGCCGTGGCGGGCGAGCCGAAGCCGTCGCCCATGTCCGTGGAACCGGCCCGTGCGCTGTCGCGCAGCTTGACCTGCTTGAGGAACAGCGCGACGACGAATCCGACCACCGCCACCGGCACGGTCCACAGGAACACCGTGTGCAGGGTGTCCGCGTACGCGTTGATGACCGGCCCGGCCGCCGCCGGATCCATGCCGTGCACGCCCTGCGGGCTCTGCGCCGCGACGCCCAGCTGCCGCGGGTCCTCGCCGGTGGCCCGCGCGGCCTCCGCCACGCCCTTCGCCAGCGCGGGCTTGAGGGTGTTGGCGTAGATCGTGCCGAAGACGGCGGTCCCGAAGGCGCTGCCGAGCGTACGGAAGAAGGTGACGCCCGAGGTCGCGGTGCCGAGGTCGGCGTAGTCCACGGTGTTCTGCACGGCGATGGTCAGCACCTGCATGCACAGGCCGATGCCGGTACCGAGGACGAACATGTACAGGGATTCCAGCCATGCGCCGGACTCCGGTCCCATCCGCGACAGCAGGTAGAGCCCGAGGCCCATCACGGCGCAGCCGACGATCGGGAAGATCCGGTAGTGCCCGGTCTTGCTCGTGACGTTGCCGCTGAAGACCGAAGCGATCAGCAGGCCGATGACCAGCGGCAGCGTCCGTACGCCCGAGACGGTGGCCGAGTCCCCGTCCACGTACTGCAGGTACGTGGGCAGGAAGGTCATCGCGCCGAGCATCGCGAAGCCGACGACGAAGCTGAGGACGGAGCAGACCGAGAAGACGGGGTTGCGGAACAGCCGCATCGGCAGCATCGGCTGCGCGGCGCGCACCTCCACCAGGCAGAAGAGCGCCAGTGCCACGACTCCGCCGGCGAAGAGCCCGACGATGAGCGGCGAGCTCCAGGCGTACTCGTTCCCGCCCAGGCTCGTGGCCAGGATCAGCGCGCTCGCGCCGATCGCGACCATGGCGATGCCCAGGTAGTCGATGACCGGCTTGCCGACGGCGCGCACGGACGGGATCGTCTTCGCGGCGGCCACCACGACCAGGATCGCGATCGGCACGTTGACGTAGAAGGCCCAGCGCCAGGTCAGGTGGTCGGTGAAGAGTCCGCCGAGCAGGGGGCCGATGACCGTCGCGACGCCGAAGACGGCGCCGATCGCGCCCTGGTACTTGCCGCGTTCGCGCAGGGGGACCACATCGGCGATGAGGGCCATCGCGGTGACCATCAGCCCGCCGGCGCCGATGCCCTGGATGCCGCGCCACACGATGAGCAGGGTCATGTTGCTCGCGAGGCCGCACAGGAAGGAGCCGGTGATGAAGACGATGGCGGAGACCTGGAAGACCAGTTTCCGGCCGAAGAGGTCGCCGAACTTGCCGACGAGCACGGTCGCGACCGTCTCGGTGAGCAGGTACGAGGTCACGACCCAGGACATGTGGTCGCCGCCGCCGAGGTCCGCCACGATCGTGGGCAGTGCCGTGCCCACGATCGTCTGGTCCAGGGCCGCCAGCAGCACGCCGAGCATGATCGTGCCGAACACGATGTTGCGCGAGCGCCGGTCGAGGACGGGCGGTGCCGCGGCGGACGGGGCGGGGGCTGCACCTTCGGCTGGGGCTGCACCTTCGGCTGTGGTCACACCTCGCACTCTCACAGCGCCCCCGCCCGGCCGCATGCGGCGCTAGCCCATCCGGGGACGGGTGCGCGGGCCGTCGGTGCAGGTGGACGGGGTGTCAGCGCAGGTAGCCCAGCCCCGGATGCTCCGCCGCGTACCCGGTCACCAGCCGCCGGGCCACCCCGACCGAGTCGACCAGCGGATGCAGCGCGAAGGCCTTGACCGCGTCCGCGCGCGATCCGCTCGCCGCCGCGGCGAGGACCTCCCGCTCGGCGGCCTTGACCGAGGTCACCAGGCCCACCGCGTGCAGCGGCAGCGGATCGACGGCGACCGGGTGGGCCCCGTTGGCGTCGACCAGGCAGGGCACCTCGATGACGGCCTCGGCGTCGAGCACCGACAGGGTGCCGCGGTTGCGGACGTTGAGGATCAAGGTGGCGCGCTCGTCCCGGGCGATGGCGCGCATCAGGGCGAGGGCCACCTTCTCGTACCCGCCCGATTCCAGGTCGCTCTCCTCGCGCGCGCCGACGCCCGCGACCTCGCGGTTCTCGGACATGTACGTGGCTTCGCGCTCGGCCCTGGTCCGGTCCCAGGCGGCCAGCGCGGCCCCGGGTGCCGGATCCGGCCGTCCGGCCTCGGCGTAGAAGCCCCGCTGCTGGTCGCGCAGGAAGGCCCCGCGGGTCTGTTCGGCCTCCTGGTAGGCCCGTACGGTGTCACGGTTGAAGTAGTAGTAGTGCAGGTACTCGTTCGGGATCGCGCCGAGCGAGCGCAGCCACTCGGCGCCGAACAGCCGGCCCTCCTCGAAGGATTCCAGCGCCCGCGCGTCGGCCAGCAGCCGCGGGAGTTCGTCCCGGCCGCCGATCCGCAGCCCGCGCACCCAGCCCAGGTGGTTGAGGCCGACGTAGTCGATCCAGGCGTCCTCGGGCCGGGCGCCGAGCAGCCGGGCGATGCGCCGCCCGAGTCCGACGGGCGAATCGCAGATGCCGATGACCCGGTCCCCGAGCTCCTCGGCCATGGCCTCGGTGACCACCCCGGCGGGGTTGGTGAAGTTGATGACCCACGCGTCGGGGGCGGTACGGGCCACCCTGCGCGCGATCTCGCGGGCCACCGGCACCGTCCGCAGGCCGTAGGCGATACCGCCCGCGCCCACCGTCTCCTGGCCCAGCACTCCCTCGGCCAGGGCGATCCGCTCGTCGGCGGCCCGCCCCTCCAGCCCTCCGACGCGAATGGCCGAAAACACGAAGTCGGCGCCGCGCAGGGCCTCGTCGAGATCGGTGGTGGCCGTGACGGCCGGGGCGTCCGCGATCCCGGCGGCCTGGTCCGCGAGCACCCGTGCCATGGCACGGAGCCGGCCGGAGTCCTCGTCGTAGAGAGTGACGTGCGAGACCCTGCCCTCGGCGCGATCGCCGAGCAGGGCTCCGTAGACGAGCGGTACCCGGAATCCGCCTCCGCCGAGGATCGTCAGCCGCACGCCCTTACCGCCTTTCGCAGTGCACCAGTGCCACGATTCGTGGCACCAGTCTCTCCCGCCGGATCAGTCCACCGGCGACGGCACGGCCCTCAGCCGCGGCGGCTGGTGCTGCTGCGCGCCCGGACCGCCCGGCAGCGGACCCGTCGCCAGGCCCCGCGGCGTGGAGAGGACCAGCGTCATCCGGGTCAGTCCCATGCCGTCGAGCATCGGTCCGGATTCCGCCACCATCCGGCAGCGCACCAGGCCCCAGCCCGGGTCCGGGTGGCGCACGCTGCGCACGGCGCCGTCCTGTTCGGCGGCCTGCGCCCCGTGGGTCGACAGCCAGTGCGGCACTCCGTACCGGTAGGCGGCCTCCATGAACGGGTCACGGGCCACCTCCTGACGGATGCTGCGCAGTCCCTCGTCCTCGGGGGCGGCGGCCAGCGCGGTCGCGAACCGGGCCAGCAGCGGTACGCACCAGGCCGGTTCGTGGTCCTCCAGCACGGCGGCGGCGTCCGGGTGGAACAGCACGAAGCGCAGGAAGTTGTCGTCCGGCAGGGCGGTCGGATGCGGGCGCACCGACTGGAAGAGCCGGTCGAAGGCCGAGTTGGTCAGGGCCACGTCCCAGCGGTGGTCCACGAGGAAACTCGGGTAGGGCACGGCCTCCATGAGGGCCGCGTAGTCGCACAGGTAGTCGCGCTGCGCCGGATCGTCCGGCAGCCGGCTGTCCTCGGCCGCGCGCCAGGTGGGCGGCGGGTCACGGTCGACCATGATCCGGAAGAGCCAGAAGCACTGACGCTCGCTCATTTCCAGGGCTTCGGCCAGGGCGAGCAGCTTGCGGTCCGTCCACTCCTTGACCAGGCCGCGCTCCCAGTTCCCGTAGGCGCGCACGCTGATGCGCAACCGCGCCGCCAGGTCTTCCTGGCTCAGCCCGAGTTCCTCCCGGCG
This genomic interval from Streptomyces sp. NBC_00193 contains the following:
- a CDS encoding NAD(P)/FAD-dependent oxidoreductase, which codes for MAHVLVVGGGIGGLATALLAARHGHTAELFERDPRAPGTALDRDFFGWHRSTVPQANQPHVLLGAARGVLCEELPDVQAEMLRLGARERHELDWFDVRPPARPGDEDLVMLQARRIVLESALATAVRAEPGVVARYGEPVTGLIAEGADPSGVRVTGVTTGAGAYAGDLVVDAGGRRGGSERWLAAIGCRPGVVERHRTGLAYFCRWYRLPEGREEGPRRPWAVTGGSFAGCAVFPADNRLFAVTLFVHTGDPTRSALRDPAVFEAAARAFPPGAAWLGLGAEPLSGVLATGGLDNRWSALVDERGPVVSGFVPVGDSVTHTNPTLGQGTSLTLWAARRVARTAHQDPGSLRFAAEYHAWAVRTLKPWFDFQVVADGAIGERFATRAGRVGTPREVAALFDCALEDPEVMRARARVRHLADPPERTYADPEIRARVARWLAARPDYAPNSGGPSRAEWEKLTTR
- a CDS encoding MDR family MFS transporter, translated to MRPGGGAVRVRGVTTAEGAAPAEGAAPAPSAAAPPVLDRRSRNIVFGTIMLGVLLAALDQTIVGTALPTIVADLGGGDHMSWVVTSYLLTETVATVLVGKFGDLFGRKLVFQVSAIVFITGSFLCGLASNMTLLIVWRGIQGIGAGGLMVTAMALIADVVPLRERGKYQGAIGAVFGVATVIGPLLGGLFTDHLTWRWAFYVNVPIAILVVVAAAKTIPSVRAVGKPVIDYLGIAMVAIGASALILATSLGGNEYAWSSPLIVGLFAGGVVALALFCLVEVRAAQPMLPMRLFRNPVFSVCSVLSFVVGFAMLGAMTFLPTYLQYVDGDSATVSGVRTLPLVIGLLIASVFSGNVTSKTGHYRIFPIVGCAVMGLGLYLLSRMGPESGAWLESLYMFVLGTGIGLCMQVLTIAVQNTVDYADLGTATSGVTFFRTLGSAFGTAVFGTIYANTLKPALAKGVAEAARATGEDPRQLGVAAQSPQGVHGMDPAAAGPVINAYADTLHTVFLWTVPVAVVGFVVALFLKQVKLRDSARAGSTDMGDGFGSPATASGDSAKLLELAVGKLVRSMGPETARGIVNSSDTRLDMAGAWAVMQVDLMTRTVGYASLGLIASRRHLPPEVLLPVFERMVDEGYMTRQNGFYTQTPAGEREAAVISDAWAKWLGDQLEKDRGRPRSAELRAAADAIAKRLLAEDLGDGNFAPRAMAGRP
- a CDS encoding helix-turn-helix domain-containing protein, with the translated sequence MPHLAAVGPSDGLAHIGGERLAGEESARGAVRSERRKEILRQRREELGLSQEDLAARLRISVRAYGNWERGLVKEWTDRKLLALAEALEMSERQCFWLFRIMVDRDPPPTWRAAEDSRLPDDPAQRDYLCDYAALMEAVPYPSFLVDHRWDVALTNSAFDRLFQSVRPHPTALPDDNFLRFVLFHPDAAAVLEDHEPAWCVPLLARFATALAAAPEDEGLRSIRQEVARDPFMEAAYRYGVPHWLSTHGAQAAEQDGAVRSVRHPDPGWGLVRCRMVAESGPMLDGMGLTRMTLVLSTPRGLATGPLPGGPGAQQHQPPRLRAVPSPVD
- a CDS encoding 6-phospho-beta-glucosidase, which produces MRLTILGGGGFRVPLVYGALLGDRAEGRVSHVTLYDEDSGRLRAMARVLADQAAGIADAPAVTATTDLDEALRGADFVFSAIRVGGLEGRAADERIALAEGVLGQETVGAGGIAYGLRTVPVAREIARRVARTAPDAWVINFTNPAGVVTEAMAEELGDRVIGICDSPVGLGRRIARLLGARPEDAWIDYVGLNHLGWVRGLRIGGRDELPRLLADARALESFEEGRLFGAEWLRSLGAIPNEYLHYYYFNRDTVRAYQEAEQTRGAFLRDQQRGFYAEAGRPDPAPGAALAAWDRTRAEREATYMSENREVAGVGAREESDLESGGYEKVALALMRAIARDERATLILNVRNRGTLSVLDAEAVIEVPCLVDANGAHPVAVDPLPLHAVGLVTSVKAAEREVLAAAASGSRADAVKAFALHPLVDSVGVARRLVTGYAAEHPGLGYLR
- a CDS encoding GPP34 family phosphoprotein; this encodes MTITLAEEITLLSLDDESGSVKQRQAVGWAVAGALLLELVLAERVRVSGKYLEVVDKSPTGEELLDGRAESIRTWMRGRPRRRVSEWLTKDQAKAIGAAVERLTARGVVVEEQRKALGVFPVRRYPEADGAVERALRERLAAAVEKGAEPDERTASLITVIHAADLHGLAFPGAPRKEIKARTAEIAEGQWAAESIRTAIRDMRLAMAAITVATTATVFG
- a CDS encoding ATP-dependent DNA ligase, which translates into the protein MDLPVMPPVKPMLAKSVSAIPPGMQYEAKWDGFRAIVHRDGDEIELGSRTGKSLTRYFPELVAALKANLPDRCVVDGEIVVIQGARLDFDRLSERIHPAASRVKLLAETTPASFVAFDLLALGDEALLDTPLADRRAALTRILSTARPPVHLAPATTDPALAREWFERFEGAGLDGVVAKPLDLPYRPDARLMFKIKHERTADVVIAGFRFHKSGPIVGSLLLGLYDAHGTLQHVGVCAAFPMKRRAELIDELEPLRMPDPAGHPWAAWAEESAHETARLPGAQSRWTGKKDLSWVPLRPEWVCEVAYDHMEGDRFRHTAQFRRMRPDREPRSCTYGQLEEVVGYDLAEVLSTKTA
- a CDS encoding co-chaperone YbbN, which produces MRRPLLPVALALAALTVAALSGCGGAVFTSRGAGGEAGAGAGAGAPAAPGTGSAAPSSKPASPQWNSQPPPAGRGPRDYDPEADAGADIAAALAAAKQDGRPVLIDFGADWCVDCRVLGVRFRQAGPAALLAKYHVVKVDVGEFDRNLNVAERYVDLGTSGIPALAVLDPASGDIKVATNQGEFSSARSMSAAQVEEFLKRWL
- a CDS encoding NUDIX domain-containing protein; this translates as MSTESGEATGRAVPRAHAVIGVGVVVVGPDGRVLLGQAHDGRWELPGGKVDPGEGFEHAAARELAEETSLRVTPEEVRIVSIMLAGDTGADPDTGTDSGPTRLTAAAVTSVAEGTPMVTEPHNIARWSWFAPAEIPAALYAPSAAALRAWRPELAPSLPHVPSYDYPTAMPPQTAGAS
- a CDS encoding protein-disulfide reductase DsbD family protein → MAVALRLRARRARAGCAFVAACAAVLTGCVASPGESGRTAKAAPFTAGGVAVKVRAEFRDGGVRILAELRPEQPGFHLYGIGLPNEGIDGIGIPTRIRAEGGLGATGPATTDAKPRVLRPAGLDVGLPVYEDGTVTLELPVRRVEGADSAQVFLTYGACSETGGCLPPVRDHEVVLPLGPLDPASPAS